AAATAGTAAAGAAATTGTAGAAATTTGCGAAGCAATAGCACCTACGCATGTTTCTGATATTTTTACGATTGATGATAATTTAGAATTGATCAATCAATATGGAATACTATTTTCTAAAGAAAAGGAAGCTTTAGAAATGAATACCGAAATTAATTTTAAACTCACTAAATTTAAGGAATTCATCAAAAATAAAGAAGCTAAAAAAATAATTTATTTTATTTGGAAAGATCCTTGGATGGCTGTTGGAAACACGACTTTCATCAATCATTTATTGCAATTAAACAAGTTTGACAACATCTATCAACATGAAGAACGTTATCCTGAAGTTGATTTAGAAAAGATGAAATTAAATATCGATTTAGACTTGGTTTTATTATCTTCTGAACCTTATCCTTTTAAAGAAGAACATATTTTAGAAGCAGAAAAATTTACTCATAAAGCAAAAGCGATTCTTGTAGATGGAGAAATGTTTTCTTGGACCGGAAGTAGATTATTAAAAGCATTTGATTACTTTAAAACACTCCATTAAAATATAATTTTCAAAGAAAAGAAGTTATATAAAAAACGATTCAATATTTAAACAGTAATCTATATAACTCTTAAAGAGGAATTATTTATGCCTCAAACAATGAAAATGTTGCTACTAAAGCTGAGATAAAAGCAGAAGAGTTGCAAAAAGAAATGGCCGAAATTTTAGATGAAGTTTAAACTTTTATTTTTTAAGTATCCTAAAGGTTTCTACTCTAGCATCACTTTCTAACTTTAAAAAATAAACACCCTTTTTGAGTGCAGAACAATCTACATCTTGATTTATTTCATTTATAAAAAAAGATTTTACTTTACTTCCTGTAAGGCTATATATTACTGCTTTAGCTCCAATAAATAAGTTGGGTGTTTTTATTCTTAATTTATCATTTATTGGATTTGGATATATTTTTATTTCGTCTAAACTAGAACTGGTAAAAGATGCAGTAGATTCTTGATAAACTCTTATATAATCTATTTCCATTTTACTTGAAGTAAAACTAGAAGCGATTCCTGGTTGTATTGCTATATTTAACAGTAAATACTGTTCAGCATCAAAAGGCCAAGTATTTGAGTTTTTTATTTCAGGATGATACGTATAATGAGTAATTCCATCAACTTTAAAAACCATTTTTTCTGAAGACCAATCTAAACTATATATATGAAAATCGCTTGAGGCAGTAGAAATCGTTTGTCCTCCATGATTTACAGTTCCTCCATAACTAGAAGGAGTATGCATTGCACTTTGCACAAAATTCTGATTAGAACCCCAATGTTCCATAATATCTACTTCTCCACATGCGGGCCAAGATTTTGTTCCGTAAGTATTTGTCCAATAGCCTCCTGGTTCTATGATATTTTTCCCCAACATCCAAATAGCTGGCCACGTTCCAACGCCAGTTGGTAATTTTGCTTTTATTTCTACTCTACCATATTGAAAAGCAAATTTTGAATTTAATCTTGCAGATGTATATCCTTTAGTAACTCCCTGATTTGTATATGTTTCTTTTTTTGCTTCAATATTTAAAACACCATTATTTCTATAAGTGTTTTCTACTCTATCTGTGTAATGTTGAATTTCGCCATTATACCAACTTCCGCCATTTGGTAATTGTGTTTGATGAAACCATTTTTCTGTGTTTACAGCTCCATTACCATCAAATTCATCTGACCAAACTAAATTATTAAATATAGGGTCTGGACTAGAGTTATTATCTTCTTCATAAAGAATTCCATCATATAAAAAATCATCTATATATGCCGTTACATTACTCGTGTTATTTTCACCATTTACTTGTAATAAAACTCTATTAAAATCAGTTCTATTAATTGGATTTTCTGAGGTTGAATCTAAGTTGATAAAATTATCATTTGCAAAATCAAACGAAATTGTTTGCCATTGATTTAAAATTACTGGTTTAATAATTTCTGATTGTGTTGTCCAAGGTTGCCCTAAACTTCCATCTTGAAGTTTTAATGATATTTGATTTGTTTCATTTCCTGTAATTTCAGAAGAAGAAATATAAATTTTGAGGCTAAAAGTTCTGTTAGTTGACAAATCGAAATTTATACTTGTTTCAAAACGAACATTGGCATAAGAACCTCCAATATCATCATATTTAAAAACATTCTCGGAAGTATTGATTCCTGTTTTATGTGGATTTTGATAACCAGCTTCAAAAATACAATCATCTCCAAACCAAGTAGAAATAGTTCCATTACCTTCAAAATCATCTTCAACTGTTTGAGCAATTGTAACTATACTTATAAATAAAAAAAAGAATGTAAAAAAGCATTTCATATTGGCTAAAATTATATTTCCTCAAATAAAGTATGTTAATGAATGATATGCAAAATAAAACCCCATACAAAAACCATACATATAAAAAAGACGCTGTATTATTAAATACAGCGTCTTTTTTTATCATTAAAGATGAACTCTTATTTCTTGTCTTGCAACGCAAATACTTGCTGTAATAATGCTGTATTACGTAAACCTGCTTTTTCTCTAATCCCTTTTTCCTCTACTTCAATCATAGTAAAAACACCATTTAATGCTTGTGTTGTTACATAAATTGTTAAATCTGGATTTACCTTTTTTACAAAAGGAATAGAATTGTATTTACTAATTAAGTTGCTCCAAACCTCATCTGCACCAACCTTAGAAAAAGAATTCTTTATCACTGGGCTAAAACTTGCATATAATTCATCTGTAGTTTTATCTTGTAA
The window above is part of the Polaribacter sp. SA4-12 genome. Proteins encoded here:
- a CDS encoding ABC transporter substrate-binding protein, whose product is MKLQDQIGRILEFKETPKRIISLVPSLTELLVDLGLEDCIVGITKFCISPTHLKQTKAIVGGTKNINADKIKALNPDIILCNKEENSKEIVEICEAIAPTHVSDIFTIDDNLELINQYGILFSKEKEALEMNTEINFKLTKFKEFIKNKEAKKIIYFIWKDPWMAVGNTTFINHLLQLNKFDNIYQHEERYPEVDLEKMKLNIDLDLVLLSSEPYPFKEEHILEAEKFTHKAKAILVDGEMFSWTGSRLLKAFDYFKTLH
- a CDS encoding family 16 glycosylhydrolase, with the protein product MKCFFTFFFLFISIVTIAQTVEDDFEGNGTISTWFGDDCIFEAGYQNPHKTGINTSENVFKYDDIGGSYANVRFETSINFDLSTNRTFSLKIYISSSEITGNETNQISLKLQDGSLGQPWTTQSEIIKPVILNQWQTISFDFANDNFINLDSTSENPINRTDFNRVLLQVNGENNTSNVTAYIDDFLYDGILYEEDNNSSPDPIFNNLVWSDEFDGNGAVNTEKWFHQTQLPNGGSWYNGEIQHYTDRVENTYRNNGVLNIEAKKETYTNQGVTKGYTSARLNSKFAFQYGRVEIKAKLPTGVGTWPAIWMLGKNIIEPGGYWTNTYGTKSWPACGEVDIMEHWGSNQNFVQSAMHTPSSYGGTVNHGGQTISTASSDFHIYSLDWSSEKMVFKVDGITHYTYHPEIKNSNTWPFDAEQYLLLNIAIQPGIASSFTSSKMEIDYIRVYQESTASFTSSSLDEIKIYPNPINDKLRIKTPNLFIGAKAVIYSLTGSKVKSFFINEINQDVDCSALKKGVYFLKLESDARVETFRILKK